ATGTAGCCCAACGGTTCGAGAAGGAGGATGTCTTTCGCATTTTTCAGCATGAGCATCATCGCGTTTTGTTCCAGATTCTTTCTTGTTCGTGGATGAATCGTAAATATCAATTTGATTTTCTCGGAAATACGGCTGAGTGATTCACAGATCTGTTTCAATTTTTTCGGGTTATCCACATTGGCAGGGCGATGAAGCGTTACGACGCCATACGCTCCCTTTTTCAATCCATATTCCCTGTAAACATCATGTTCATCAATCGTTTTTCTGAGCATCTCAAGGGAATCGATCATGATGTTGCCCACTCGAACAATCTTTTCCTGTGAAATCCCTTCCCGTAATAAATTCTCATCTCCATCAGGCGAAGGTGTCCAGAGGATGTCGGCCAATGCATCTGTCACCACTCGGTTGATCTCCTCGGGCATTGTGCGATCGAAAGATCGAAGGCCCGCCTCCAGGTGGGCAACCTTTATCCCAAGCTTAACTGAAGCAAGGGTGGCGGCAACTGTTGAATTTACATCACCCACAACAATCACAAGGTCCGGCCTATTTGCCATAAGACATTTTTCATAGGCCATCATGACCCGTCCGGTTTGCTCCGCGTGGGTCCCGCTTCCCACACCAAGATGAATGTGCGGCGTCGGAAGCTGAAGATCCTGAAAGAATGAATCAGACATGTTAATGTCGTAATGCTGCCCCGTGTGGACGATTTGCGGATCTGCCCAGGGCTCCTTCTTTAATGCATGGAAGAGAGGCGCGATTTTCATGAAATTGGGCCGTGCCGCGGCAATAAGATGGATATGTTTCATAACATTGAATTTGTGCTGAGAGTGAAGGACAGAGAGCATAAAGTGTTTTATTGGCCCCGGTTAAATCCGCTACGCTACCACAGGCGAAAGCGTATTGGAGTCACCCATTAAAGGGTATGTCAAGAGAAAAAACACCCCTCCCTGAAAAAAATGCTGTCAATTTTTTTCTTGATCTTTACTCACAACAACGCGACATCGTTTCCGTTCTGTTCCGCACCCGTTATTTCGTTTTGATCGGTTCTCCGGTCAGCACATGCTGATCCGCACCAGCTTGGCGAGGCGAAGCTGATAAGCGAAGACTGGTCACCCATCGGGATCAAGGCAATTGTGTTTTAAGCATTTGGCGGTGCTTAACGCACCAAGCTTGAAAACACAGCCCCTGGTCCATTTGGACCCCAGAAAATCTTCGGTGCCATACCGTGTTCAATTGGATGGATTACAAATCTTATGGTTATTAGCCAACCCCTGATGGACTCACGGCATGGGCGAATCAGAGTCTAATAACGATTGCCGTCTGTTGTGTGGGTGCGGCCGATACCAATCAAACCTTATGGTTTTATGCCAACCCCAATACCGGTTCACTGCCGCACCCAAACAGATTATTTAAAGAGCATCCCTTCATCAAACGGCACCTGATCACGCATGATGTAATAGGATGCTCTGGCGATCTTGTTGCTCAAAGCCTTAATCGCAACGATACCGTTGGTTTTGGCTTTTTTGCTTTGATAAAAACTATGGGCCTTAGTATTATACCGGGCAGCGAAGTTGGCGGCTTCTACATAGGCCCAGGCTAAAAACTTATTGCCGTTCTTTTTGTTGTTCTCACCTTTTTTCTTGCCATCAGAAAGCCTTTGGCTTTTTACACACCGACAATATGAAGAGTAATTACCGACTTTCGCAAAACGATGGATATCCCCTACCTCCAGCATGATGGTCAGCGCCAGAATATTTCCAACCCCGGGAATTGTCTGCAGCAGTACAAACTCTTTACGTAGCTTGACCTGAGACTTTACTTCTTTTTCAATACTCCTGATGATCTTTTTTAAAAAATCTATTGCGGATAAACTGTTTTTGGCCATAAACACTAAATTGGGAGAATCAAACAGGTTTTCGGCATCCGTTTCTTTGAGTTTTTTAATTTCATTGTTTGACATCTTAAACCCCAGGTTTCTGGTGATCATACTTTGCAGACTCAAAATGTGAGCTGTTCGGTGCCGGACGAATAAAAGTCTGCGCCGCAATAAATCCCTTACCGGCCGATGCTCCCTTGGATAAATATACCCCTCGGGCAATATGTTTAACCGCAACATATGGGCCAGCCAGAAGGAATCCCACTTATCATCGGTATGTTTAAGTCCTCCATATTGCTTTATCGCTGCGGGATTGGCCAAATGGAGGTTGTATCCATGTTCCATCAGTCCGTCTACCAGCCAGTACCAATTATAAGTCGATTCAACAACAACCCCCACAAGCCGATCTTTAAACGGCTCCAGAGCCATCAACACACGACTTAATTCGTTCGGTATGCGTTTGCCATAAAGCCTTTTGTCATTATCATCGATAATGCCAAGGTAATTATTGCTTGAATGTAAATCGATTCCGGCATAAGCTTTCATAAGACACCTCCTGGTTGATAGTGGGTTTTGGGGTAAATTGACTTTCCCACTTTAATCAGTAGAGGTGTCTTTTATCAAGCGCGTCAGGCTGTAGTGACATTTAGCGAAGCGGTCCGTAAGGAAAATGTCACGCTTGACGCGCAACCCCTAAAGATACAAAATCCTAAAGGGTATATAGTTTCTTCGACAATAAACCCTTTATATGAATATCAAACCTTGATCAGCATATTAAATTGACATTCTGTTAATCATATGTTGCCAGAACAGACATGGCTAGACCGTGGCGAATTGAATTTGAAGGTGCTCTGTATCATATCCTTGCACGAGGCAATCAAAGGCAGGATATTTTCCTAAATGATGCTGATCGTCGCCTTTTTTTGGACACCCTTGGCCAGATGGCGTCCCGGTACGACATCGACATTTATGCCTATGTATTGATGGGCAATCATTATCACCTTTTGTTAAAAACCCATAACGCCAATCTATCAAAAGCCATGCAGTGGTTTGGAACCACTTACACGCGGCGATTCAATATCGGTCACAACTGTTCCGGCCATTTATTTCAGGGCCGTTTTAAAAGTTTCATCGTTCAAAATGATGCTTACCTGACGCAGCTTTCCTGCTACATTCATCGAAATCCGCTTCGAGCGGGGATTGTTCAGCGGCTGGCCGATTATCATTGGAGCAGCTACCTGGTGTATGCTTACAGGAAGAAAGCTCCCAAGTGGCTCAATATCGGTTTGATCTTGTCGCAATTTGGCATCAAAGATCCTCATCAAGCTTATCGAAGAAAGGTAAAAAATTATTCTAATGAAGAACGGTCTCTGTTTGAAGATTTGCGATACGGACTATTTTTGGGGACAAATAGCTTTGCCGATACGCTCAAGAAACAATTTGTAAAAACTACCCTGCAGTCGGACCTTCCCCAGCAAGTGAAGTTAGTCAAGGATCTTGATACTGAAACGACCCCAGAGAAACTTGCACAGGCACTTAATTGTCGCGTGGATAACTTTAGAAAGTCATTACGCATTTCCAAGGCAGATAAAATGAACCGGGATCTGATGCTTTATCTTTTATGGAATTCCGGGATTTTTACAAACCGGCAAATTGGCGAGTTGTTAGGGCTGTCGTACTCATCTGTGAGCAGGCGTGCAGCCATGGTAAGAAAAAGCATCCAAAGGGATGAAGTTTTGCTGAATAAAGTTCAGCAACTAAATGCTTTAATCAAGGTCTGACCCCATTTACTGTTCTGATCCCGTCCTGCTGAAAACGGGACGGGAGTTGTATAAAATCGTGAAGCGATTTTATTTTAAAGTTTAAACTTCCAGTTTTTTTCGGATGGTTGCAGAATGCGTTTTCTTTTGTTGACACAGCCGATACAATTGCAGCCTTTGGTTAATGGATGCGCGCCTAATTTTTCAGCCAGCTTGAAGCCGGCATCAATCATTTCAACGATCATCCGGTGTTGTACTGTGTATGAATTATCTTTTTTAACACGCTTCTTCATAATTTAAACGGCCCTTCTTCGTTTTCATCATTTGAGACCCGATCAAGATATTTCTCGATCAGCTTTCTCTGACCGAAACGGTCTGCAAACAGGTATATCCTGGCTCTGTCAAGCGGTTCAAAATAGTCGGGAAGCAATCGGTTT
Above is a genomic segment from Candidatus Desulfatibia profunda containing:
- the wecB gene encoding UDP-N-acetylglucosamine 2-epimerase (non-hydrolyzing), giving the protein MKHIHLIAAARPNFMKIAPLFHALKKEPWADPQIVHTGQHYDINMSDSFFQDLQLPTPHIHLGVGSGTHAEQTGRVMMAYEKCLMANRPDLVIVVGDVNSTVAATLASVKLGIKVAHLEAGLRSFDRTMPEEINRVVTDALADILWTPSPDGDENLLREGISQEKIVRVGNIMIDSLEMLRKTIDEHDVYREYGLKKGAYGVVTLHRPANVDNPKKLKQICESLSRISEKIKLIFTIHPRTRKNLEQNAMMLMLKNAKDILLLEPLGYIRFMNLVFNCRLVITDSGGIQEETTYLGIPCLTLRPNTERPVTISRGTNQLCRVENFEEKVLLLLSTGNETVPAINLWDGKTAERVVHSIGGGLGIPMPFSPSISDTDSQPFKIRP
- a CDS encoding IS110 family transposase produces the protein MKAYAGIDLHSSNNYLGIIDDNDKRLYGKRIPNELSRVLMALEPFKDRLVGVVVESTYNWYWLVDGLMEHGYNLHLANPAAIKQYGGLKHTDDKWDSFWLAHMLRLNILPEGYIYPREHRPVRDLLRRRLLFVRHRTAHILSLQSMITRNLGFKMSNNEIKKLKETDAENLFDSPNLVFMAKNSLSAIDFLKKIIRSIEKEVKSQVKLRKEFVLLQTIPGVGNILALTIMLEVGDIHRFAKVGNYSSYCRCVKSQRLSDGKKKGENNKKNGNKFLAWAYVEAANFAARYNTKAHSFYQSKKAKTNGIVAIKALSNKIARASYYIMRDQVPFDEGMLFK
- a CDS encoding transposase → MARPWRIEFEGALYHILARGNQRQDIFLNDADRRLFLDTLGQMASRYDIDIYAYVLMGNHYHLLLKTHNANLSKAMQWFGTTYTRRFNIGHNCSGHLFQGRFKSFIVQNDAYLTQLSCYIHRNPLRAGIVQRLADYHWSSYLVYAYRKKAPKWLNIGLILSQFGIKDPHQAYRRKVKNYSNEERSLFEDLRYGLFLGTNSFADTLKKQFVKTTLQSDLPQQVKLVKDLDTETTPEKLAQALNCRVDNFRKSLRISKADKMNRDLMLYLLWNSGIFTNRQIGELLGLSYSSVSRRAAMVRKSIQRDEVLLNKVQQLNALIKV